The proteins below are encoded in one region of Clostridium estertheticum:
- a CDS encoding FAD-binding oxidoreductase: protein MVKYNQLTEELILQLQGAAPGHILTGDDINEDYSHDEMPIYGKKAPQVVFIAHSTEEVAAVVKICNENKIPVTPRGAGTGLAGGAVPLLGGVLIDITKMNKILSYDLENFVVHVEAGVLLKDLAEDCAKQGLLYAPDPGEKLACLGGNVATNAGGMRAVKYGATRDYVRAMTVVLPTGEITKFGATVSKTSSGYSLLNLMIGSEGTLGIITELTLKTIVAPKEVASLIIPFENLDDCISAVPKFKMEHMNPQALEFMEREIVLCSERYIGKSVFPQVINGVTANAYLLVTLDASSEDELNDLIEQASEIVLEAGAIDVLVADTPSKIKDAWAARSSFLDAILAETKLLDECDVVVPINKIASYLAFANKVGEECGLTIKSFGHAGDGNLHIYQCSNDLDEAEFKIRVEKFFDIIYKEAIDCGGLVSGEHGIGSGKISYLEECVGKVNMELMKGIKKTFDPNSIMNPGKVCSPIDGVN from the coding sequence ATGGTTAAGTATAATCAATTGACAGAAGAATTAATCTTACAATTACAGGGGGCAGCTCCAGGACATATTTTAACAGGTGATGATATCAATGAAGATTATTCTCATGATGAAATGCCTATATATGGGAAAAAAGCCCCGCAAGTTGTATTTATTGCACACTCTACAGAGGAAGTTGCTGCAGTAGTGAAAATATGTAATGAAAATAAGATACCAGTAACTCCAAGAGGAGCAGGAACAGGACTTGCAGGAGGAGCAGTTCCACTACTCGGAGGAGTTTTAATTGATATTACAAAGATGAATAAAATACTTTCTTATGACTTAGAAAATTTTGTTGTTCATGTAGAGGCAGGAGTACTTCTCAAGGATCTTGCAGAGGATTGTGCAAAACAAGGATTACTTTATGCTCCAGATCCTGGTGAAAAACTCGCTTGTCTAGGCGGAAACGTTGCAACCAATGCTGGTGGAATGAGAGCTGTTAAATATGGCGCAACACGTGATTACGTACGCGCAATGACAGTTGTTCTACCAACAGGAGAAATTACTAAGTTTGGAGCTACAGTATCAAAAACAAGTTCAGGTTACAGCCTTTTAAATTTAATGATTGGTTCAGAAGGTACCCTTGGAATTATTACAGAACTTACTTTGAAAACAATTGTAGCACCAAAGGAAGTTGCAAGTTTAATTATTCCTTTTGAAAATTTAGATGATTGTATTTCTGCTGTTCCTAAATTTAAAATGGAACACATGAATCCACAAGCATTGGAATTTATGGAAAGAGAAATTGTTTTATGTAGTGAAAGATATATTGGAAAGAGTGTATTCCCTCAAGTAATTAATGGGGTAACTGCAAATGCTTATTTACTTGTTACTTTAGATGCAAGTAGTGAAGATGAATTAAATGACCTTATTGAACAAGCAAGTGAAATAGTATTAGAAGCAGGAGCAATTGATGTTCTTGTAGCTGATACACCTTCAAAAATTAAAGATGCATGGGCTGCACGTTCTAGTTTCTTAGATGCAATTCTTGCAGAAACAAAATTATTAGATGAATGTGATGTGGTAGTTCCAATAAATAAAATTGCTTCTTATCTTGCGTTTGCAAATAAGGTTGGCGAAGAGTGTGGATTAACTATTAAGAGTTTTGGACATGCAGGAGATGGGAATCTTCACATATACCAATGTAGTAATGATTTAGATGAAGCAGAATTTAAAATAAGAGTTGAGAAATTCTTTGATATTATTTATAAAGAAGCAATAGATTGTGGCGGACTTGTTTCAGGAGAACATGGAATAGGTAGTGGAAAGATCAGCTATTTAGAAGAGTGCGTTGGAAAAGTAAATATGGAATTAATGAAAGGCATTAAAAAAACTTTTGATCCGAATTCTATTATGAATCCAGGTAAAGTATGCTCTCCAATAGATGGTGTCAACTAA
- a CDS encoding electron transfer flavoprotein subunit alpha/FixB family protein, with product MKALLFIETDGEKVLGGSLELISAVKALDAEGTAIIVGNRALADTVATFGIPVIFTEASTDCDTLTEVLSQMVTQQNPDILLLANTALAKDIAPRIAGRMELGFVSDVIGMDKTDGKVIYTRPAYGGTILEHIEVDGTAVVIVRNGTFSKPEAASNAGVTEKKIEIPASVVRAKIIDTVKDICETVNLEEAQVIVSGGRGMGNVENFKLVEELARVLGGEVGATRPAIEDGWICRTHQVGQSGKIVAPKLYIACGLSGATQHTSGMTGAKYIVAINKDEEAPIFEIADISIIGNVNEILPVMIEEMKKVKAK from the coding sequence ATGAAAGCATTATTGTTTATTGAAACAGATGGAGAAAAAGTATTAGGCGGAAGTCTTGAATTGATAAGTGCAGTAAAAGCATTAGATGCAGAAGGAACAGCTATTATAGTAGGTAACAGGGCTTTGGCAGATACAGTAGCAACTTTTGGAATTCCAGTTATTTTTACAGAAGCTTCTACAGACTGCGACACTTTGACAGAAGTTTTATCACAAATGGTTACGCAGCAAAACCCAGATATTCTTCTACTTGCAAATACAGCACTGGCTAAAGATATTGCACCACGCATTGCAGGACGTATGGAATTAGGATTTGTAAGTGACGTAATAGGAATGGATAAAACTGATGGTAAAGTTATATATACTAGACCAGCTTATGGTGGTACAATTTTAGAACATATTGAAGTAGATGGCACAGCTGTAGTTATAGTTAGAAATGGAACCTTTTCAAAACCAGAGGCTGCTTCAAATGCAGGTGTTACAGAGAAAAAAATAGAAATTCCAGCGAGTGTTGTTAGGGCAAAAATTATTGATACAGTAAAAGATATTTGTGAAACTGTCAATTTAGAAGAAGCACAAGTTATTGTTTCTGGTGGACGTGGAATGGGAAATGTAGAAAATTTTAAACTTGTTGAAGAATTAGCACGTGTACTTGGTGGTGAGGTAGGTGCAACAAGACCAGCAATTGAAGATGGATGGATTTGTCGTACACACCAAGTTGGACAATCAGGAAAGATTGTAGCACCAAAACTTTATATTGCTTGTGGTCTTTCTGGAGCAACACAACATACATCTGGAATGACAGGTGCTAAGTATATTGTGGCAATTAATAAAGATGAGGAAGCTCCAATTTTTGAAATTGCAGATATAAGTATTATTGGAAATGTAAATGAAATTCTTCCAGTTATGATTGAAGAAATGAAAAAAGTAAAAGCAAAATAA
- a CDS encoding electron transfer flavoprotein subunit beta/FixA family protein produces the protein MNIILCVKQVPDDSIEIHLDNKTKKPNLNGVSLVANAFDTYALELAVRFIEANGGNVSVLNVGADDSLNTLKNCLSVGAKEAFSVKDDLYADLDGTSTADVLADAIHKIEKDKGEKFDLILCGKESTDEITGQVGAILAEKLKTSFVSSAIEINLKDGGMEVHQETEEGYNIVSIESPAVVTVSKPNYDPRYPSIRTKMASRKAIIPTYSAAEIGEVKQSKVRCIEYVEPPKKEAGIKIHEKDASLAVSAAIEQMKKDKTI, from the coding sequence ATGAATATTATTTTATGTGTAAAGCAAGTTCCAGATGATTCTATTGAAATCCATTTGGATAATAAGACGAAAAAACCTAATTTAAATGGAGTAAGTTTGGTAGCAAATGCATTTGACACATATGCATTAGAGTTAGCAGTTCGTTTTATAGAAGCTAATGGAGGAAATGTTAGTGTGTTAAATGTTGGAGCAGATGATTCTTTAAATACATTAAAAAATTGTCTTTCTGTAGGAGCTAAAGAAGCATTCTCTGTAAAAGATGATTTATATGCAGATTTAGATGGTACTTCCACAGCGGATGTTTTGGCAGATGCTATTCATAAAATTGAAAAAGATAAGGGTGAAAAATTTGATTTAATTCTTTGTGGAAAGGAATCCACAGATGAAATTACTGGTCAGGTAGGAGCAATACTTGCTGAAAAATTGAAAACAAGTTTCGTTAGTAGTGCAATTGAAATCAATTTGAAAGATGGTGGCATGGAAGTTCATCAAGAAACTGAAGAAGGATATAATATAGTTTCTATAGAATCTCCAGCTGTAGTTACAGTAAGTAAACCAAATTATGATCCACGTTATCCTAGTATTAGAACTAAGATGGCAAGTCGTAAGGCAATCATTCCAACTTACAGTGCAGCAGAAATTGGAGAGGTAAAACAATCAAAAGTACGTTGTATTGAATATGTTGAACCTCCTAAGAAAGAGGCTGGTATCAAGATCCATGAGAAAGATGCGTCGCTAGCAGTAAGTGCTGCTATTGAGCAAATGAAAAAAGATAAAACAATCTAA
- a CDS encoding FAD-binding oxidoreductase has protein sequence MSYKKLDGKDIEFLVSILGKDRVFTGDDINDDFSHDEMGGISKMPEVLVEVLTTDEVSKIMKYASDNVIPVVARGSGTGLVGASVPIFGGIMINMSRMNKILEIDEENLMLTLEPGVLLMEISKYVEEFDLFYPPDPGEKSATIAGNINTNAGGMRAVKYGVTRDYIRGLEVVLPSGEILEVGGKVVKNSTGYSIKDLICGSEGTLGIVTKIILRLLPLPKKAVSLLIPFPNLDMAINTVPLIVKSKAAPTAIEFMQREVILAAEEFLGKKFPDNSSDAYLLLTFDGNTIEEIEKAYEGVANICLEQGALDVFITDTDERKEAVWSARGAFLEAVKATTTYMDECDVVVPRNMVAKFINYTNELQKEFNIRIRSFGHAGDGNLHVYVLKDDLTDEVWDKKIAEVFEAMYSKSRELKGLVSGEHGIGFAKKTYMLEQLGPVYVGLMKNIKLAFDPKNILNPGKVCE, from the coding sequence ATGAGTTACAAAAAACTTGATGGTAAGGATATAGAGTTTTTAGTGTCTATATTAGGAAAAGATAGAGTGTTTACTGGTGATGATATAAACGATGATTTCAGTCATGATGAGATGGGTGGAATAAGTAAAATGCCAGAAGTATTAGTTGAGGTTCTTACAACTGATGAAGTGTCAAAAATCATGAAATATGCATCTGATAATGTTATTCCCGTTGTAGCAAGAGGTTCAGGAACAGGACTAGTTGGAGCATCAGTTCCAATATTCGGCGGAATAATGATTAATATGTCTAGGATGAATAAAATACTTGAAATTGATGAAGAAAACTTAATGTTAACACTCGAGCCAGGTGTACTTCTAATGGAGATAAGTAAATATGTTGAAGAGTTTGATCTATTTTATCCACCAGATCCAGGAGAAAAATCAGCAACAATTGCTGGTAATATAAATACTAATGCAGGTGGAATGAGAGCGGTTAAGTACGGAGTTACAAGGGATTATATAAGAGGACTTGAAGTAGTGCTTCCAAGTGGAGAAATACTTGAAGTTGGAGGAAAGGTAGTTAAGAATTCTACTGGTTACAGCATAAAAGATTTAATATGTGGTTCTGAGGGAACCCTTGGGATAGTTACGAAAATAATATTAAGACTATTACCACTACCAAAGAAAGCGGTATCATTATTAATACCTTTCCCTAATCTTGATATGGCAATAAACACAGTTCCTTTAATAGTTAAATCAAAAGCAGCTCCAACTGCTATAGAATTTATGCAAAGAGAAGTTATTCTTGCTGCTGAAGAATTCCTTGGTAAAAAGTTCCCAGATAATTCTTCAGATGCATATCTTTTATTAACTTTTGACGGTAATACTATAGAAGAAATAGAAAAAGCTTATGAAGGTGTAGCTAATATTTGCCTAGAGCAAGGTGCTCTTGATGTATTTATAACGGATACAGATGAGAGAAAAGAAGCTGTTTGGTCTGCAAGAGGAGCTTTTCTTGAAGCAGTTAAAGCAACAACAACTTATATGGATGAATGTGACGTTGTTGTTCCAAGGAATATGGTTGCCAAGTTCATTAATTACACTAATGAACTTCAAAAGGAATTTAATATAAGGATAAGAAGTTTTGGTCATGCAGGTGATGGTAACTTACATGTATATGTGCTAAAAGATGATCTTACGGATGAAGTATGGGATAAAAAAATTGCAGAAGTATTTGAAGCAATGTACAGCAAATCAAGGGAACTCAAAGGTTTAGTATCAGGAGAACATGGTATTGGATTTGCAAAAAAAACATATATGTTAGAACAATTAGGACCTGTGTATGTAGGACTTATGAAAAATATAAAATTAGCATTTGATCCTAAAAATATATTAAATCCAGGAAAAGTTTGTGAATAA
- a CDS encoding electron transfer flavoprotein subunit alpha translates to MSKLICHQEKVNESVAKELVKVCPFGAIEYNDGKIEVNAGCKMCKICVKKGPTGVMEFLETKAVQVDKSLWKGIGVYVDHVEGVIHPVTMELIGKARELAAVVNFPVYCVFIGHNIKEKAKELLHYGVDEVFVYDYEELKDFRIEPYTAAFEDFVNKVKPSSLLVGATTIGRSLAPRVAARFRTGLTADCTILKMKENTDLVQIRPAFGGNIMAQIICPNTRPQMSTVRYKVMNAPEKNCDEKGKITICEIDRAKLRSNIEVLKVTKKEVEENISDAEVIIAVGRALKSEKDLVMIQELADLLNAQVAGTRPTIEAGWIDAKKQIGLSGRTVKPKLIIALGISGAVQFTAGMNSSERIFAINKDPNASIFNVAHYGIVGDIYEIVPQLIQNIKNSGAEYCIR, encoded by the coding sequence ATGAGTAAATTAATTTGTCACCAAGAGAAAGTAAATGAATCAGTTGCTAAAGAACTAGTAAAGGTTTGTCCTTTTGGTGCTATTGAATATAACGATGGAAAAATAGAAGTTAATGCAGGATGTAAAATGTGTAAGATTTGTGTCAAAAAAGGTCCAACCGGAGTAATGGAATTTCTTGAAACGAAGGCAGTTCAAGTTGATAAGAGTTTATGGAAGGGTATAGGAGTATATGTTGATCATGTAGAAGGAGTTATACATCCTGTAACAATGGAACTTATTGGAAAAGCGAGAGAACTTGCAGCAGTTGTTAATTTCCCAGTATATTGTGTTTTCATTGGCCACAACATAAAAGAGAAAGCAAAAGAATTATTACATTATGGTGTTGATGAAGTATTTGTATACGATTACGAAGAGCTTAAGGATTTTAGGATAGAACCTTATACTGCAGCATTCGAAGATTTTGTAAATAAGGTAAAGCCATCATCATTACTTGTTGGTGCAACAACTATTGGTAGATCACTTGCTCCAAGAGTTGCAGCAAGATTTAGAACCGGACTTACTGCTGACTGTACAATACTTAAGATGAAAGAAAATACGGACCTTGTGCAGATAAGACCAGCTTTTGGTGGTAATATTATGGCTCAAATTATATGTCCAAATACAAGACCACAAATGTCTACAGTAAGGTATAAAGTCATGAATGCTCCTGAAAAAAATTGTGATGAGAAAGGTAAAATTACAATTTGTGAAATAGATAGGGCAAAATTAAGATCTAACATTGAGGTGTTAAAGGTTACTAAAAAAGAAGTTGAAGAAAACATTTCAGATGCAGAGGTAATTATTGCAGTTGGAAGAGCGTTAAAGTCAGAAAAAGATCTTGTTATGATACAGGAACTTGCAGACTTACTTAATGCCCAAGTAGCTGGAACAAGACCAACAATTGAAGCTGGTTGGATTGATGCTAAAAAACAAATTGGTCTATCTGGAAGAACAGTTAAACCTAAATTAATAATAGCTCTTGGAATTTCAGGTGCAGTTCAGTTTACAGCCGGAATGAACAGTTCAGAGCGTATATTTGCAATAAATAAAGATCCCAATGCATCGATATTTAATGTAGCTCATTATGGAATAGTGGGAGACATATATGAAATAGTTCCTCAATTGATCCAAAATATTAAAAACTCAGGAGCTGAATATTGTATTCGTTAA
- a CDS encoding electron transfer flavoprotein subunit beta/FixA family protein produces MEILVCIKQVPGTSNVEVDPVTGVLKRDGVDSKMNPFDLFALETALKIKEQKGGLIKVITMGPPQAKDVIREAYMMGADEGALISDRKFAGADVLATSYTISQGVRKMGKFDLILCGKQTTDGDTAQVGPEMAEYLNIPHIANVLKIIELKEKSIVVEMDMANTIEVAEIQFPCLLTVDKDIYQPRLPSYRKKIATKDREIKMITLNDFEDKDEKKYGLNGSPTQVERIFPPDVNNDRETWTGSGAELSLKMATKLKELKFV; encoded by the coding sequence ATGGAAATTTTAGTTTGTATAAAACAAGTTCCAGGTACTTCAAATGTTGAAGTGGATCCAGTTACAGGAGTTTTAAAAAGAGATGGTGTAGATTCTAAAATGAATCCTTTCGATTTGTTTGCATTAGAAACAGCTCTTAAAATTAAGGAGCAAAAGGGTGGACTAATTAAAGTTATAACTATGGGACCCCCTCAAGCAAAGGATGTTATTCGCGAAGCATATATGATGGGAGCAGACGAAGGTGCACTAATTTCCGATAGAAAGTTTGCAGGAGCAGATGTTCTAGCTACATCTTATACAATTTCCCAAGGGGTAAGAAAAATGGGTAAATTTGATCTTATATTATGTGGAAAGCAAACAACTGATGGTGATACTGCACAAGTAGGACCAGAAATGGCTGAATACCTAAATATTCCACATATTGCAAACGTCTTAAAAATAATAGAATTGAAGGAAAAATCAATTGTTGTAGAGATGGATATGGCAAATACTATAGAAGTAGCTGAGATACAATTCCCATGTCTTTTAACTGTAGACAAAGATATATATCAACCAAGGCTTCCGTCTTATAGGAAAAAAATAGCTACAAAAGATAGAGAAATAAAAATGATAACATTAAATGATTTTGAAGATAAAGATGAAAAAAAATATGGACTTAATGGTTCACCAACACAAGTTGAACGAATATTCCCACCAGATGTAAATAATGATCGTGAAACATGGACAGGTAGCGGTGCAGAACTTAGTTTAAAAATGGCAACAAAACTTAAAGAATTAAAATTCGTATAA
- a CDS encoding FadR/GntR family transcriptional regulator, with amino-acid sequence MFSPIKSTKVYEQVIDQIKNMIDQGMLKKGDKLPSERSLVQQLEVSRASIREALRALEVIGLIDCRQGEGSYIKASFQDNLFEPLSIMFMLEGSNQEEIWELRKIMEVEAAGLASKRITDEQLIELKELTQKFINCDDEDINSEIDKKFHYKIAECSGNVLIFDILKTVSTLVDHFIKDARKLIIVHEGNKEILFSQHNEIYLAMERHSSSDARKAMREHLDFANKYKSERTI; translated from the coding sequence TTTACGAACAAGTAATTGACCAAATAAAGAATATGATTGATCAAGGTATGCTTAAAAAAGGTGATAAACTACCTTCAGAGAGAAGTTTAGTGCAACAATTAGAAGTGAGTAGGGCTTCGATTCGGGAGGCTCTTCGGGCATTAGAAGTCATTGGACTTATAGATTGCAGACAAGGGGAAGGAAGTTATATAAAGGCAAGTTTTCAGGATAATTTATTTGAACCACTATCAATTATGTTTATGTTAGAGGGAAGTAATCAAGAAGAGATATGGGAGCTCAGAAAGATTATGGAGGTTGAGGCTGCAGGCCTTGCTTCAAAGAGAATAACGGATGAACAATTAATAGAGCTTAAGGAGCTTACACAAAAATTTATAAATTGTGATGATGAAGATATTAATTCTGAAATAGATAAAAAATTTCATTATAAGATTGCAGAATGCTCGGGTAATGTTTTAATTTTTGATATTCTTAAAACAGTTTCAACACTTGTAGATCATTTTATAAAGGATGCAAGAAAATTAATAATAGTTCATGAAGGAAATAAAGAAATTCTTTTTTCTCAACATAATGAGATATATTTAGCGATGGAAAGACATAGTTCCTCAGATGCCAGAAAAGCAATGAGAGAACATTTAGATTTTGCAAATAAGTATAAGAGCGAAAGGACAATATAA